The Mycolicibacterium insubricum DNA segment CCAGGCCTCATCGACGGCGATCAGCTCGCGCAGCGAGGCCAGGAACAGTTCCTCGGACAGTTCCGGCATGGCCAGCCGGTGCGCCGAGGCCTGCATCCGGGCGGCGTTGGCCTGCGGCCGGAACGACACGATGGAGCCGTCGGGCCAGCGGTAGGCCTTCAGCCCCTCGAAGATCTCCTGGGCGTAATGCAGCACGACGGCCGACGGGTCCAGCTCGATGGGCCCGTAGGGCAGCACCTGCGCGTCGTGCCAGCCGCGGCCGGCGTCGTAGGTGATCGACACCATGTGATCGGTGAAGTACTTGCCGAATCCGGGGTTGGCCAGGACGGCGTCCCGCGCCTCATCGCTCGCCGGGTTGGGGTTGCGGGCAAGCGTGAACTCCAGCGGCGCGTCGGTCATGAAAGCGATTCTATAGCCGCGCGTCCAGCCGATATTCGCCGCGGTCGGCGGCTATTTGGGTGCGGCGGTGACGAACGGCGGCTTGACGACCTCGCACTCGATACCGCGGCCGCGGACGTCGACGGTGACGGTGTCCCCGTCGGCGATCCCGGCCGCCGAATCGATCAGCGCCAGGGCGATGCCCGTTTTCAGCGTCGGGGAGAAGGTGCCCGACGTGGTGACCCCGACCCGGTTGCCGTCGGCCAGCACGTCGAGGTCGGCGCGCAGCACTCCGCGGCCCAGCGCGCGCAGGCCGCGCAATCGGCGCTTGGGGCCGGCCTCCTTCTCGGCCAACAGCGCATCGCGTCCCCAGAACGCGTCCTTGCGCCACCCGACGGCCCAGCCACAGCCGGCCTGCACCGGGGTGATGGCGGTCGAAAGTTCGTGGCCGTGCAGCGGATAACCCATCTCGGTGCGCAGGGTGTCGCGGGCGCCGAGCCCGGCCAGTTCGCCGCCGGCGGCACCGACGGCGGCGACCAGCGCGTCGAACACCACGGGCGCCTGATCCCACGGCGGCAGGATTTCGTAGCCGTGTTCGCCGGTGTAGCCGGTGCGGCACACCCGGACCGGAACACCGGCGTACTCGGCGTCGGCCCAGGCCATGTAGTCCATGTCGGTGGGCAGTCCCAGTTCGGTGAGCACCCGGGTCGACTCCGGTCCCTGCACGGCCAGCACGGCGCGCGAACGGTGTTCGTCGGTCACGGTGATGCCTTCGGGTACAACGGCTTTCATCGCGGCGACGACGGCCGCGGTGTTCGCCGCGTTGGGTACCAGGAAGACCTCGTCATCGGAGACGTAGTAGGCGATCAGGTCGTCGATCACCCCGCCGTCGTCGGTGCAGCACAGCGTGTACTGGGCCTGGCCGGGTCCGATCCGGTTCAGGTCGTTGGTCAGCGCGGAGTTGACGAACGCGGCGGCGCCCGGCCCGCGCACCAGCGCCTTGCCCAGGTGGCTGACGTCGAACAGGCCGACGGTGCCCCGGGTCGCGTTGTGCTCGGCGACGGTTCCGGCGTAGGACACCGGCATCAGCCAGCCGCCGAACTCGGCGAAGCTCGCACCCAGGGCGCGGTGGCGATCCTCCAGGGGCCCGTGCAGCAGGTTATCGGTCACGGGCGTTCAGCCTAGTGGGTGATTACTGTGGGTCCTCGTGAGCACCGAATCCGACCGCCAGTCCCCCGCCGTCACCGTCGCCGCGACCCTCTCCGACGCCGTCTCCGCCACCGATACCCGCGATCCTCAGCCGCGGGCGCTGGTGGTCGGGATCGTCGCCGGAGAGGACGGCGGCCCGGCCGTCGTGCTGGCCAACCCGTTCCTCGACGCCGAAGCCACCGGGGAGATCGAGAGCCAGCTGCGCGCGCTGGGCGCCAAGACCGGCCCGGAGCAGGTGACCCGGGTGGTGGTCCCGTCGCTGCCGTTCGAACAGGTACTGGCCGTCGGCGTGGGCCGCAGCGCCGAGGACCTGTCCGCCGATCTCGTCCGGCGCTGCTCGGGTGCGGCGGCCCGCGCCGCCTCCGGGGTCCCGGTGCTGGTCACCGCGCTGGCCGACGTCGACGTGGCGGCGGCGGTCGAGGGCACGGTGCTCGGCGGCTACCGGTTCGCCGAGTTCCGCAGCGCCAAGACCGCGCCGACCGACCCCGCGCTGAACACGGTGGTGGCGCTGTCGGTGGCCGCCGACGCCGAGGCCACCGCCAACCGGGCCGCCCTGGTCGCCGACGCCGTCGCGACCGCCCGCGACCTGGTCAACACCCCGCCGAATGCCCTGTTCCCGAAGTCGTTCGCCAAGCGCGCGCGCAAGCTCGGCGAGGCCGCCGGCCTGGAGGTCGAGGTGCTCGGCGTCGAGGAACTGGAGAAGGAGGGCTTCGGCGGCATCCTCGCGGTCGGCCAGGGCTCGACGCGTGCGCCGCGGCTGGTGCGGCTGCGGCACAAGGGCGCCAAGGGCGGCAAGAAGGTGGCGCTGGTCGGCAAGGGTGTCACCTTCGACACCGGTGGCATCTCCATCAAGCCGGCCGCTTCCATGCACCACATGACCTCCGATATGGGCGGTGCCGCGGCGGTGATCGCCACCGTGGTGCTGGCCGCCCGGCTCAAGCTGCCGATCGACGTGACCGCGACGGTGCCGATGGCCGAGAACATGCCGTCGGGTTCGGCGCAGCGTCCCGGGGACGTGCTGACCCAGTACGGCGGCACCACCGTGGAGGTGCTCAACACCGACGCCGAGGGGCGGCTGATCCTGGCCGACGCCATCGTGCGGGCCTGTGAGGACTCCCCCGACTACCTGATCGAGACCTCGACGCTGACCGGGGCGCAGCTGATCGCCCTCGGCGCGCGGATACCCGGGGTGATGGGCTCCGACGACTTCCGCGACCGGGTCGCCGCGCGCTCGGCCGACGTCGGCGAGAACGCCTGGCCGATGCCGCTGCCCGACGAGCTCAAGGACGACCTGAAGTCGACGGTCGCCGATCTGGCGAATGTCAGCGGCCAGCGGTTCGCCGGCATGCTGGTGGCCGGGGTGTACCTGCGCGAGTTCGTCGCCGACGGCGTGGACTGGGTGCACATCGACATCGCCGGGCCGTCGTACAACACCGGCAGCGCGTGGGGCTACACCCCCAAGGGCGGTACCGGTGTTCCGGTGCGGACCATGCTCGCCGTCCTGGAGGACATCGCAAGCAACGGCTGAGGCCCACCCAAAGCTACTGGTGGGTAATAAATATCTGGTGTCGACCTCGGTGGGAAGCCCAGCGGTAACAGTGACAGGATGGTGTCGTAAACCGCCTGCCACCCGGCCGACCCGTCG contains these protein-coding regions:
- the gcvT gene encoding glycine cleavage system aminomethyltransferase GcvT: MTDNLLHGPLEDRHRALGASFAEFGGWLMPVSYAGTVAEHNATRGTVGLFDVSHLGKALVRGPGAAAFVNSALTNDLNRIGPGQAQYTLCCTDDGGVIDDLIAYYVSDDEVFLVPNAANTAAVVAAMKAVVPEGITVTDEHRSRAVLAVQGPESTRVLTELGLPTDMDYMAWADAEYAGVPVRVCRTGYTGEHGYEILPPWDQAPVVFDALVAAVGAAGGELAGLGARDTLRTEMGYPLHGHELSTAITPVQAGCGWAVGWRKDAFWGRDALLAEKEAGPKRRLRGLRALGRGVLRADLDVLADGNRVGVTTSGTFSPTLKTGIALALIDSAAGIADGDTVTVDVRGRGIECEVVKPPFVTAAPK
- a CDS encoding leucyl aminopeptidase, whose product is MSTESDRQSPAVTVAATLSDAVSATDTRDPQPRALVVGIVAGEDGGPAVVLANPFLDAEATGEIESQLRALGAKTGPEQVTRVVVPSLPFEQVLAVGVGRSAEDLSADLVRRCSGAAARAASGVPVLVTALADVDVAAAVEGTVLGGYRFAEFRSAKTAPTDPALNTVVALSVAADAEATANRAALVADAVATARDLVNTPPNALFPKSFAKRARKLGEAAGLEVEVLGVEELEKEGFGGILAVGQGSTRAPRLVRLRHKGAKGGKKVALVGKGVTFDTGGISIKPAASMHHMTSDMGGAAAVIATVVLAARLKLPIDVTATVPMAENMPSGSAQRPGDVLTQYGGTTVEVLNTDAEGRLILADAIVRACEDSPDYLIETSTLTGAQLIALGARIPGVMGSDDFRDRVAARSADVGENAWPMPLPDELKDDLKSTVADLANVSGQRFAGMLVAGVYLREFVADGVDWVHIDIAGPSYNTGSAWGYTPKGGTGVPVRTMLAVLEDIASNG